One genomic window of Providencia hangzhouensis includes the following:
- the tusC gene encoding sulfurtransferase complex subunit TusC, with amino-acid sequence MKKIAFVFTTMPHGNASGREGLDALLATSALTEDIQVFFLSDGVYQLLANQHPAEVLARDYIVTFKILPLYDIEKVYLCGSSLQERGLGEHCEWVLTPTILSKKEVSAKIAECDVVLNF; translated from the coding sequence GTGAAAAAAATAGCTTTTGTCTTTACAACCATGCCCCATGGAAATGCCAGTGGCCGAGAAGGGTTAGATGCATTATTAGCAACTTCAGCACTGACAGAAGACATTCAGGTGTTTTTTCTCTCTGATGGCGTTTATCAGCTTCTAGCAAACCAACATCCCGCTGAAGTGCTTGCTCGAGATTACATCGTAACATTTAAAATATTGCCGTTATATGACATTGAAAAAGTTTATCTCTGCGGCTCTTCGCTACAAGAACGGGGGCTGGGAGAGCATTGTGAATGGGTTTTAACACCAACAATTCTTAGCAAGAAAGAGGTAAGCGCTAAAATAGCGGAATGTGATGTGGTGCTTAATTTTTAA
- the rpsL gene encoding 30S ribosomal protein S12, with protein sequence MATINQLVRKSRSSKVVKSNVPALEACPQKRGVCTRVYTTTPKKPNSALRKVCRVRLTNGFEVSSYIGGEGHNLQEHSVILIRGGRVKDLPGVRYHTVRGALDCSGVKDRKQARSKYGAKKPKA encoded by the coding sequence ATGGCAACTATTAATCAGCTGGTACGCAAATCTCGTAGCTCGAAAGTTGTTAAAAGCAACGTTCCAGCACTGGAAGCTTGCCCGCAAAAACGTGGCGTATGTACTCGTGTATATACTACCACTCCTAAGAAACCAAACTCAGCATTACGTAAAGTATGCCGTGTTCGTTTAACTAACGGTTTCGAAGTTTCTTCCTACATCGGTGGTGAAGGCCACAACTTGCAGGAGCACTCCGTTATCCTTATCCGTGGTGGTCGTGTTAAAGACTTACCAGGTGTGCGTTATCACACCGTTCGCGGCGCACTGGACTGTTCTGGTGTTAAAGACCGTAAGCAAGCTCGTTCTAAATACGGCGCGAAAAAACCTAAGGCTTAA
- the tusB gene encoding sulfurtransferase complex subunit TusB — MLYTLATSPFKCDFSTMVGFITAEDVVLLMQDGVVAAVAQSPYLVALQKTGAQLYALDVDINARGLQNTLSTAVSVITYQGFVKLTEVQKQHFAI, encoded by the coding sequence ATGCTGTATACATTAGCAACATCTCCGTTTAAATGTGATTTTTCTACAATGGTAGGCTTTATTACGGCTGAAGATGTCGTTTTACTGATGCAAGATGGCGTGGTTGCGGCAGTCGCACAGTCGCCTTATCTTGTTGCACTACAAAAAACAGGGGCGCAGTTGTACGCTTTGGATGTAGACATCAATGCTCGTGGGTTGCAAAATACCCTATCAACCGCAGTTTCTGTAATCACATATCAAGGTTTTGTGAAGCTAACAGAAGTCCAAAAACAACATTTTGCCATATAA